Proteins from one Ascaphus truei isolate aAscTru1 chromosome 19, aAscTru1.hap1, whole genome shotgun sequence genomic window:
- the LOC142470258 gene encoding serine protease 27-like, translating into MGYRTLVLLLLFPFVSPSVPHAVCGSPVGDSRIVGGTDSVDGEWPWHIKLQYLDLPSSYTCGGSLIAPQWVLTAAHCIVDSYNPLRYTVYLGMYQISGYNPHRVVVGVQSIIANPLYTSVKSRGDIALVKLENPVTYTDYILPVCLPDSSVTFPCGMECWVTGWGYVASYVSLPHPKTLQKVMTPLIDSETCDQMYHVDSSVSTSRIIIQEEKICAGYKEGQKDSCQGDSGGPLVCKVQGAWWQAGIVSWGTGCALSYRPGVYTLVTAYESWISSYVPELKFLKLQNISQRSTKCNRGIKIPCQEWKMLLLAAFILSQI; encoded by the exons ATGGGATACAGGACGCTGGTACTGCTTCTTCTTTTCCCATTCG TCTCTCCCTCagttccccatgctgtgtgtggctcCCCGGTGGGCGACAGTCGGATAGTCGGGGGCACGGATTCTGTGGATGGAGAGTGGCCCTGGCATATCAAACTGCAGTATCTGGATTTACCGAGTTCCTATACTTGTGGAGGGTCCCTGATAGCCCCCCAGTGGGTGCTGACTGCTGCACACTGCATTGTTGA CTCTTACAACCCATTGAGATATACAGTCTACCTGGGCATGTACCAGATATCCGGATACAATCCTCATAGGGTCGTGGTCGGGGTGCAGAGTATCATAGCTAACCCCCTGTATACAAGTGTGAAGTCTAGAGGGGACATTGCTCTGGTGAAGCTGGAGAACCCGGTAACCTATACCGATTACATCCTCCCGGTCTGCCTGCCGGATTCGTCTGTCACCTTCCCTTGTGGCATGGAATGCTGGGTAACCGGATGGGGTTATGTGGCTTCTTATG TGAGCCTGCCGCACCCCAAGACTCTCCAGAAAGTGATGACCCCGCTGATAGACAGTGAAACATGTGACCAGATGTACCATGTGGACTCATCAGTCAGTACCAGCAGAATCATCATCCAGGAAGAGAAGATCTGTGCTGGAtacaaagaaggacagaaagactCCTGCCAG GGAGACTCCGGGGGACCTttggtgtgtaaggtgcagggtgCCTGGTGGCAAGCTGGCATTGTAAGCTGGGGGACGGGCTGCGCCCTTTCATATCGCCCCGGGGTGTACACCCTTGTGACTGCCTACGAGTCATGGATCAGCAGCTACGTACCAGAGCTGAAGTTCCTCAAGCTGCAGAATATTTCTCAGCGCAGCACAAAGTGTAATAGAGGCATCAAAATTCCATGTCAAGAGTGGAAGATGCTGCTCCTAGCTGCCTTTATCCTGAGCCAAATATAA